In the Leptospira limi genome, one interval contains:
- the uvrC gene encoding excinuclease ABC subunit UvrC — protein sequence MKDALILKTIQEKIKNLGSLPGCYLWKNQLGQVIYVGKALKLQSRVRSYLNPNQKDRKTRALYVELYDLDWIATRTEKEALLLEATLIKKYNPKFNVRLKDDKKYPFLCVSTSEDYPMVFLTRKVKDNGDRYFGPFTDVKAARDTLELIHRIFPVRKTKLKLPLSKPQRPCLNFHMGRCLGPCQGNITKETYAELVDEILRFLEGKKDRLVADLKSAMLDASTKMEYERAGFLKQRIEKINQIREKQTVVSLDGGDEDILGISKRDDEGQIVILEVRGGRLEGKKSFPLTGLSFSDDEEAFNSFLRDYYLNVTILPSVVYLPTSAKGNHDVFLETILEKYGTSIKLKFPEMGPKKSLLRLAEKNAELSLTERILATKLRDQTVAMKELQEKLNLPTLPRTIECYDISHFQGSSPVASGVMFVEGKPFKSGYRHYKMRGYDGINDPGMIHEVIARRLSHLVNEEEPLPDLIVIDGGLTQLSRAAEAANALDLGHIPMVGLAKKREEIYFPGEKHPYSFDIHSPMMRLLRNVRDEAHRFGVTFQRLQRKKKALKSILDDIPDIGANRRKNILMYFQSKKKVTDATKEELENVQGIGPVLAEKIYNNIQSLKKIEPK from the coding sequence ATGAAAGATGCCCTGATACTCAAAACCATCCAAGAAAAAATAAAAAACTTAGGCAGTTTACCAGGGTGTTATCTTTGGAAAAACCAATTGGGGCAAGTAATCTATGTGGGAAAAGCCCTGAAACTCCAATCACGAGTTAGGTCCTATCTCAATCCCAACCAAAAAGACAGAAAAACAAGAGCACTTTATGTAGAATTGTATGATTTAGATTGGATTGCAACAAGAACAGAAAAAGAAGCCTTATTACTCGAAGCGACACTCATCAAAAAATACAACCCTAAGTTCAATGTTAGGTTAAAGGATGATAAAAAATATCCCTTCTTATGTGTCTCCACAAGTGAAGACTATCCAATGGTCTTTTTGACAAGGAAGGTAAAAGACAATGGAGACAGATACTTTGGACCATTTACGGATGTCAAAGCAGCAAGGGATACGTTAGAGCTTATCCATCGCATTTTTCCTGTTAGGAAAACGAAATTAAAACTTCCTCTTTCAAAACCACAAAGGCCATGCCTTAATTTTCATATGGGACGTTGCCTTGGTCCTTGCCAAGGAAATATCACAAAAGAAACCTATGCCGAGTTAGTGGATGAAATCCTTCGGTTTTTAGAAGGTAAAAAAGATCGCCTTGTTGCGGATTTAAAATCTGCGATGTTAGATGCTTCGACCAAAATGGAATATGAGCGAGCAGGATTTCTCAAACAAAGGATTGAAAAAATCAATCAAATTCGAGAAAAACAAACTGTTGTCAGTTTAGATGGTGGAGATGAAGATATTTTAGGGATTAGCAAAAGAGATGATGAAGGTCAGATTGTCATCCTCGAAGTGAGAGGAGGTAGGTTAGAAGGTAAAAAATCTTTCCCATTAACAGGACTTTCTTTTTCAGATGATGAAGAAGCTTTTAATTCTTTCCTACGTGATTATTATCTAAACGTCACTATATTGCCAAGTGTTGTGTACTTACCAACTTCGGCAAAAGGCAATCACGATGTATTTTTAGAAACAATTCTGGAGAAATACGGAACATCCATTAAATTAAAATTCCCTGAGATGGGTCCGAAAAAATCCTTACTTCGCCTAGCAGAAAAAAATGCGGAATTGAGTTTAACAGAAAGGATCCTTGCGACAAAACTTCGTGACCAAACTGTCGCCATGAAGGAGTTACAAGAAAAGTTAAATTTACCAACTTTACCTAGGACAATTGAATGTTATGATATCTCTCATTTCCAAGGGAGTTCCCCTGTTGCCAGTGGTGTCATGTTTGTGGAAGGAAAACCTTTTAAATCCGGGTATCGGCATTATAAGATGAGAGGTTATGATGGGATCAACGATCCTGGTATGATCCATGAAGTGATTGCAAGAAGGTTAAGCCACTTGGTGAACGAAGAAGAACCACTCCCTGATTTGATTGTGATCGATGGAGGACTTACCCAATTATCACGTGCTGCAGAAGCGGCGAATGCTCTGGATCTAGGCCATATTCCAATGGTAGGCCTTGCAAAAAAACGAGAAGAGATTTATTTTCCAGGGGAAAAACACCCTTATAGTTTTGATATCCATTCACCCATGATGAGACTCCTTCGTAATGTAAGAGACGAAGCCCACAGGTTTGGTGTTACCTTCCAAAGATTACAAAGGAAGAAAAAAGCACTCAAATCCATTTTGGATGATATCCCCGATATCGGAGCAAATAGAAGGAAAAATATCCTAATGTATTTCCAATCGAAAAAGAAAGTCACTGATGCAACAAAGGAAGAATTGGAAAATGTACAGGGCATAGGTCCTGTTCTTGCTGAAAAAATTTATAATAACATTCAATCTTTAAAAAAAATAGAACCGAAATAA
- a CDS encoding MFS transporter, which yields MKKNLSLAIFQHKDFRFFIVARFFMVLAINIQATIVGWQVYELTGSVLDLGLVGLFEAIPSILVSLYAGHLADLRDRRNIIVVCLFFLLVCSLTLFAFTGPLFYLLETYKAYPIFLVILVSGIARGFISPAIFSFVTQLVPREHYPHSAAWMGTSFQAGAVIGPALGGIVYGSLGIHWAYGLDSICIGLPFLLFFWIKKRSLPESKVKEPLKDSLLKGLKFVLKNEIMLGAMALDMFAVLFGGAVALLPVFAKDILFVGSEGLGYLRAAPSFGALIMAYYLTYKPPLEKSGKVLLSCVFGFGICMLVFGLSHSFYLSLFALFLSGVFDSVSVVVRSTIMQTMTPEDMRGRVSAINKVFIGSSNEIGAFESGISAKFLGTVGSVVFGATMTVFIVMFTYRMAPKLKELELKNWV from the coding sequence ATGAAAAAAAATCTTTCTTTAGCCATTTTCCAACATAAAGACTTTCGGTTTTTTATTGTCGCAAGATTTTTTATGGTCCTTGCGATCAATATCCAAGCAACAATTGTTGGTTGGCAGGTTTATGAACTCACTGGGAGTGTTTTGGATCTCGGTCTCGTTGGATTATTTGAAGCCATTCCCTCAATCCTTGTCTCTCTTTATGCTGGCCACCTAGCAGACCTTAGAGACCGCAGAAATATCATTGTTGTCTGTCTGTTTTTTTTACTCGTTTGTTCCCTTACCTTATTTGCATTTACGGGTCCATTGTTTTATCTCTTGGAAACTTATAAAGCATATCCGATATTTTTAGTGATTTTGGTTTCCGGGATTGCTCGAGGGTTTATCTCCCCTGCTATATTTAGTTTTGTTACCCAACTTGTGCCAAGAGAACATTACCCACATTCAGCAGCTTGGATGGGAACATCTTTCCAAGCTGGTGCTGTGATTGGTCCTGCTCTTGGTGGAATTGTGTATGGGAGTTTGGGGATTCATTGGGCTTATGGACTAGATTCCATTTGCATTGGTTTACCCTTCCTGTTATTCTTTTGGATTAAAAAACGAAGTTTACCTGAATCAAAAGTGAAAGAACCACTAAAAGATAGCTTACTCAAAGGTTTAAAATTTGTTTTAAAAAATGAGATCATGTTAGGTGCCATGGCACTCGATATGTTTGCTGTTTTATTTGGTGGAGCCGTTGCCCTTCTTCCTGTATTTGCAAAGGATATTTTATTTGTTGGTTCGGAAGGACTTGGGTATTTGCGGGCAGCACCTTCTTTTGGTGCTTTGATTATGGCCTATTACCTAACTTACAAACCACCACTAGAAAAATCAGGAAAGGTTTTACTCTCGTGTGTGTTTGGATTTGGGATCTGTATGTTGGTATTTGGTTTATCCCATTCTTTTTATCTCTCCCTATTCGCTTTATTTTTATCAGGTGTATTCGATAGTGTTTCGGTCGTAGTCCGTTCGACCATCATGCAAACGATGACTCCGGAAGATATGCGTGGTCGAGTGAGTGCTATCAATAAAGTGTTCATTGGTTCCTCCAATGAAATTGGTGCCTTTGAATCAGGTATTTCTGCTAAATTTTTAGGGACAGTTGGTTCTGTTGTGTTTGGAGCCACGATGACGGTATTCATTGTGATGTTTACGTATCGGATGGCACCCAAACTAAAAGAACTAGAGCTTAAAAACTGGGTTTAA
- a CDS encoding LA_2168 family protein: protein MRVILYFLVLTSIPLTRVYGVGLEFGIYGFELFLKEKQNTKPLEVPNWDFHNQRWGQVFRNDAYLNRSSGESGFVGLKDKNNRNQIHWDLDAKLTTGPETGLRNYYLGKNHFLGYQSKLFFLGVGRREHLFSPKSFSTQYDGSEGLFLEIKPESNLTFQLMIWDFYSGSLLLSKDQFHGLLRKESSSEFLTSEKKNEGFSRSHHRRHSFGIHYGESNSLRFGVHYLELGSFGPNTKDHPSETKKNSADGDSLFSGNFGFGIQFETLSFAFDFLWCKGSDRTRSQIAEKPGTIPIAGEAIQIGTELKLGDFKIRSSHFLSDTAETNQNHQIVKEGYISMGTHPSQTPYLSQIFRMFPSAAVTESGYEKNFALIEGRAFGYLTELVLSYQYQQVIVKLIGNYFVPYHQNGLLDGRIHFQKRQFEKFFVAEGMLEVALKTEEGFELGVGLSQLYLPESMGISSNFGYVYGRYQI from the coding sequence ATGCGAGTTATACTCTATTTTCTTGTTTTGACTTCTATTCCTTTGACAAGAGTTTATGGAGTTGGCCTTGAGTTTGGTATATATGGATTCGAATTATTCTTAAAAGAAAAACAAAATACCAAACCATTGGAAGTTCCCAATTGGGATTTTCATAACCAAAGATGGGGGCAAGTATTTCGTAACGATGCCTATTTGAATCGAAGCTCGGGAGAGTCAGGTTTTGTTGGTTTAAAAGATAAGAATAACCGAAACCAAATCCATTGGGATCTGGATGCCAAGCTCACAACAGGACCAGAAACTGGATTACGTAATTATTACTTAGGAAAAAATCATTTTTTAGGTTACCAATCCAAATTGTTTTTTTTAGGTGTGGGCCGAAGGGAACACTTGTTTTCACCTAAAAGTTTTTCCACTCAATATGATGGAAGTGAAGGATTATTTTTAGAAATAAAACCTGAATCAAATCTTACATTTCAATTGATGATTTGGGATTTTTATTCTGGTTCACTTCTCCTCTCGAAAGACCAATTTCATGGTTTACTTCGTAAGGAATCTTCTTCCGAATTTTTGACATCCGAAAAAAAGAATGAAGGGTTTAGTCGTTCCCATCATAGGAGGCATAGTTTTGGAATCCATTATGGTGAATCTAATTCTTTACGATTCGGTGTTCATTACTTGGAACTAGGAAGTTTTGGGCCTAATACAAAAGACCATCCAAGTGAAACAAAGAAGAATTCTGCAGATGGGGATTCTCTCTTTTCGGGGAATTTTGGATTTGGAATTCAATTTGAAACCTTATCCTTTGCATTTGATTTTTTGTGGTGTAAGGGGAGTGATAGGACTCGTTCCCAAATCGCAGAGAAACCAGGAACTATTCCAATTGCAGGTGAGGCAATCCAAATTGGCACTGAATTAAAGTTAGGTGATTTTAAAATAAGAAGTTCTCATTTTCTCTCCGATACTGCAGAAACAAATCAAAACCATCAAATTGTAAAAGAAGGTTATATATCCATGGGAACACACCCAAGCCAAACTCCCTATTTATCCCAGATCTTTCGAATGTTTCCGTCGGCCGCCGTCACTGAATCTGGGTACGAAAAAAACTTTGCCCTGATCGAAGGAAGAGCCTTTGGGTATTTAACGGAATTGGTCCTTTCTTACCAATACCAACAAGTCATTGTTAAGTTAATCGGAAATTATTTTGTGCCTTACCACCAAAATGGTTTGCTAGATGGTCGGATCCATTTTCAAAAAAGACAATTTGAGAAATTTTTTGTGGCAGAAGGAATGTTGGAAGTGGCACTCAAAACTGAGGAAGGGTTTGAATTAGGAGTTGGGCTTTCTCAGTTATATCTACCGGAATCCATGGGTATCAGCTCTAATTTTGGATATGTCTATGGAAGGTACCAAATTTGA
- a CDS encoding phospholipase D-like domain-containing protein codes for MDRDIKFVPFVSFLSVWFVLNCHPSKSKLDLSAFLFPSPLSEIYFSYPGRNVAKEKKRIVRDVILSEIQKSNESIRMYLYSIDDYEIISALYSKKRAGVNIQIYGDKDEDYKELESFGFQVQRWEGSGIHHTKIMLFDRKRMFLGTGNFTSHGLETDHNVYWIQNLKLPEYDALVTTLEGKNPLGTVEVGDLRYIFAPDAGFEIQTQILEAIDSAKVSIQYLIYSHYDPVISLKLLEASKRGVRVWGIYNSPKQTNPEAIYLSQHLPFPSQIWEDGNVDFVYEENTYKGGLLHHKTMIIDERDVYVGSYNYSVSARDNNKEVFVKMSHPLITKEFLQEWKRIETNAIPLSVDNVSPNTDQTWELHSFKIKRFYNPLYETNLFFQETGNFDSNSNALAKPYEQSLGLVGIPKNNGLEKEWGRFDRESVETDPIWETSEGTDITLRLQNYFLGTRVSLSNGEKIQSISIWDGSNPKELIPIDPNSIAVGRSNFRQGKNLWMWVRTEKRTISFCHTKQKNTIPRWMVFLLNRLQVKQKQSLVCSND; via the coding sequence ATGGATAGAGATATAAAGTTTGTTCCTTTCGTTTCATTTCTGAGTGTATGGTTTGTTTTGAATTGCCATCCGTCAAAATCAAAACTAGATTTATCTGCATTTTTATTTCCAAGTCCACTGAGTGAAATTTATTTCTCTTATCCAGGTCGGAATGTAGCAAAAGAAAAAAAAAGAATCGTAAGAGATGTGATTCTTTCTGAAATTCAAAAGTCAAATGAATCCATTCGTATGTATCTATATTCGATTGATGACTATGAAATCATCTCTGCCCTTTATTCCAAAAAAAGAGCAGGAGTGAATATCCAAATTTATGGCGACAAAGATGAGGATTACAAGGAACTAGAATCGTTTGGATTCCAAGTACAACGTTGGGAAGGTTCAGGGATTCACCATACAAAGATTATGTTATTCGATCGAAAAAGAATGTTCCTTGGTACAGGAAATTTTACCTCGCATGGATTGGAAACAGATCACAATGTCTATTGGATCCAAAATTTAAAACTTCCAGAATACGATGCACTTGTAACCACATTGGAAGGTAAAAATCCTCTGGGAACGGTCGAAGTAGGTGATTTAAGATATATATTTGCACCAGACGCAGGGTTTGAAATCCAAACTCAGATCCTTGAGGCAATTGATTCGGCAAAAGTATCCATACAATATTTGATTTATTCTCACTACGATCCGGTCATAAGTTTAAAGTTATTAGAAGCATCAAAACGTGGTGTGCGGGTTTGGGGAATTTATAACTCACCAAAACAAACAAATCCTGAGGCAATTTATCTAAGCCAACATTTGCCTTTCCCTTCTCAAATCTGGGAAGACGGTAATGTCGACTTTGTGTATGAAGAGAATACATACAAAGGTGGACTCTTACACCACAAAACAATGATAATCGACGAAAGGGATGTTTATGTTGGGTCTTATAATTATTCTGTATCAGCAAGGGACAATAACAAAGAAGTTTTTGTCAAAATGAGTCACCCTCTCATTACGAAAGAATTTTTACAGGAATGGAAACGGATCGAAACAAATGCCATTCCACTCTCAGTGGACAATGTTTCTCCCAATACAGACCAAACTTGGGAGTTACATTCTTTTAAGATAAAACGATTTTATAATCCCTTGTACGAAACAAATTTGTTTTTCCAAGAAACAGGAAATTTTGACTCTAACTCCAATGCCCTTGCAAAACCATACGAACAATCGTTAGGTTTGGTTGGGATTCCAAAAAACAATGGTTTGGAAAAGGAGTGGGGAAGGTTTGATAGGGAAAGTGTCGAAACAGATCCAATTTGGGAAACGAGTGAAGGAACGGATATAACCTTACGTTTACAAAATTACTTCCTTGGAACACGTGTGAGTCTTTCCAATGGAGAAAAAATCCAATCCATTTCCATTTGGGACGGAAGTAATCCAAAAGAATTGATTCCAATCGATCCTAACTCCATAGCAGTGGGAAGGTCAAACTTTAGGCAGGGTAAAAATCTTTGGATGTGGGTTCGTACAGAAAAACGAACCATATCCTTTTGCCATACCAAACAAAAAAATACCATTCCAAGATGGATGGTATTTCTGTTAAACCGTTTGCAGGTTAAACAGAAGCAATCTTTAGTATGTTCTAATGACTAG
- a CDS encoding LIC11755 family lipoprotein → MKKCLLIFIIFVVSCSSQNQSPFYFYDDSLGEIPELFFEYGTKDSSLSLPDSNEIFHYENGIFCVYSIPISLYKLELGAKFRICSKLDEESSKRWKTGFSLLKNQTLEYPTFLESGKGWNLSFTTFAKWKEKRKEIIPILEWKEQVFSTGLVTYQSFAIPHPIFLQKSNTECEVVYRSYSLSVSENQTPTIVFEIPCPHVEKVLDIVLSQNQTWISNCEIDSPNISEIFRHSESDYIRYLEWENTKDKVICPYAETIEREKDGVTITFQSEDFRKRSRVMLPNGILLLSDHPKYQGIYIPKQFLSQLGSKETIRFGESILNDTSFDFHQGGEYFAKQWRTNSCRDQKKLWESETSFCGNPGLPNNLEQNMEPNTIPQCIPSQIQLTEFYPGNDSDPNFPFPAYFEFRNEGSSCDLSSLNWILNGNLYPFSAKEEILKQNGIFLFTRELWLGWNHLEREKPFYIPKQVFQIPSFLIQNRKTEESISFQFDPSRFHLLRKGNQNRFSILVQEKEYPHPRMTSDPRLLNYGFQLSPGVHETNQIQMIGSSLLEFAQNPYPFLDFGFFEGEEGIGFFQSSEKKDYFYWKQSGRKTETFGYEPNLCNGENIYHLPTGFFGESFKSLLYTDKDTFNNRLTVWNDSLLKEKSYDGSRSLHPEITPILFSSSMVSSIPCPGLWRSPGSEKISSLEIVKLKDQAGFLANSTLGNLGSIYFGNQRQKSVISVIPMFSLQFNLDLTNLLFGHPEEQMYVYFTHPNLIKPVGFLEKKGPIQIEAIYPNPFLSQNEWVYVCNRSGNTEDLSLYSIEDETSTDDLVSYQSRFPNESPIGKNGKGFITNDTVLPPSSCAWIVDPDGKDWYLPIFHSESDRLFTVVTTQTIGNGISSGEFLQLRKKNNGVPILISSFGHKESPSNFRKTVNTGEYLWLKTNADGTSPDDFEVYREEN, encoded by the coding sequence GTGAAAAAATGTTTACTCATCTTTATTATCTTCGTAGTTTCTTGTTCTTCACAGAACCAATCTCCGTTTTATTTTTATGATGATTCTTTAGGAGAGATTCCTGAATTATTTTTTGAATATGGAACGAAGGATTCTTCACTCAGTTTGCCAGATTCAAATGAAATATTCCATTATGAAAATGGGATTTTTTGTGTGTATTCAATTCCTATCTCTTTATACAAACTAGAATTAGGTGCAAAATTCAGAATTTGTTCCAAACTGGATGAAGAGAGTTCCAAACGTTGGAAAACAGGGTTTTCTCTCTTAAAAAATCAAACATTAGAATATCCAACTTTTTTAGAATCTGGCAAGGGATGGAATCTCTCCTTCACGACATTTGCGAAATGGAAAGAAAAACGAAAGGAGATTATACCTATTCTAGAGTGGAAGGAACAAGTGTTCTCAACAGGCCTTGTGACATACCAAAGTTTTGCAATCCCTCATCCCATTTTTTTGCAAAAATCAAATACAGAGTGTGAGGTTGTTTACCGTTCGTATTCGCTCTCTGTTTCGGAAAACCAAACCCCAACGATTGTATTCGAAATTCCTTGCCCTCATGTGGAGAAAGTTCTCGATATAGTCTTAAGCCAGAACCAAACCTGGATTTCCAATTGTGAGATTGATTCACCTAACATCTCTGAGATCTTCCGTCATTCCGAATCTGATTACATACGTTATTTAGAATGGGAGAACACAAAAGACAAGGTCATTTGTCCTTATGCGGAAACAATCGAAAGGGAAAAGGATGGAGTCACAATCACATTCCAATCGGAAGACTTTCGAAAACGTAGCCGTGTGATGTTACCCAACGGAATTTTACTCTTATCCGACCATCCAAAATACCAAGGAATATACATTCCCAAACAATTTTTATCACAGCTGGGATCTAAGGAAACCATCCGATTTGGGGAATCGATTTTGAATGATACCTCGTTTGATTTCCACCAAGGAGGGGAATATTTTGCAAAACAGTGGAGAACCAATTCTTGCCGTGACCAAAAAAAACTATGGGAGAGTGAAACATCCTTTTGTGGGAATCCTGGTTTACCTAACAACCTAGAACAAAATATGGAACCAAATACAATCCCTCAGTGTATTCCAAGTCAAATCCAACTCACGGAATTTTATCCGGGAAATGATTCTGATCCAAACTTCCCTTTCCCTGCTTATTTTGAATTTCGCAATGAAGGAAGTTCTTGTGATTTATCTTCTTTAAATTGGATTTTGAATGGAAATCTTTATCCATTTTCAGCAAAAGAGGAAATTTTAAAACAGAATGGAATATTCCTATTCACGAGGGAACTTTGGTTAGGTTGGAATCATTTAGAACGAGAAAAACCATTTTATATCCCCAAACAAGTGTTCCAAATCCCTTCTTTTCTCATCCAAAATCGAAAAACGGAAGAAAGTATTTCCTTTCAGTTTGATCCAAGTCGTTTCCATTTGCTCCGGAAAGGAAACCAAAATCGTTTTTCCATCCTTGTCCAAGAGAAAGAATACCCTCATCCCCGAATGACGAGTGATCCAAGATTACTCAATTATGGATTTCAGCTTAGCCCAGGTGTACATGAAACAAACCAAATACAAATGATTGGCAGTTCCCTATTAGAATTTGCACAAAACCCATATCCATTTCTTGATTTCGGATTCTTTGAAGGGGAAGAGGGCATTGGTTTCTTTCAATCGAGTGAAAAGAAAGACTATTTCTATTGGAAGCAGAGTGGCAGAAAAACGGAAACGTTTGGTTACGAACCAAATCTATGTAACGGTGAAAATATTTACCATTTACCTACTGGTTTTTTTGGTGAATCATTTAAATCTTTGTTGTATACCGATAAAGATACATTTAACAACCGTTTAACTGTCTGGAATGATTCCCTCTTAAAAGAAAAATCATACGATGGTTCTCGTTCCCTTCACCCCGAAATTACACCCATTCTTTTTTCATCCTCAATGGTGAGTTCGATTCCTTGTCCAGGGTTATGGAGGAGTCCAGGTTCTGAAAAAATTTCCAGTTTGGAAATTGTAAAATTAAAAGACCAAGCAGGTTTCTTGGCAAATTCAACGTTAGGAAACCTTGGTTCTATTTATTTTGGAAACCAAAGACAGAAATCGGTAATTTCTGTGATACCGATGTTTAGTTTACAGTTTAACTTAGATTTGACGAATCTTCTCTTTGGTCATCCCGAAGAACAGATGTATGTTTATTTCACACATCCCAATCTTATCAAACCAGTTGGATTTTTGGAGAAAAAAGGACCAATACAAATTGAAGCTATTTATCCGAATCCTTTTCTTTCGCAGAATGAATGGGTTTACGTATGCAATCGCTCTGGAAACACAGAGGATTTAAGTTTGTATAGTATAGAAGATGAAACTTCAACGGATGATTTGGTTTCTTACCAATCACGGTTTCCGAATGAATCTCCTATTGGTAAAAATGGGAAAGGATTTATCACAAACGATACCGTTTTACCACCTTCCAGTTGTGCCTGGATAGTAGATCCTGATGGTAAAGATTGGTATTTGCCGATCTTTCATTCAGAATCGGATCGATTGTTCACGGTTGTCACAACACAGACTATCGGAAATGGAATCTCTTCTGGTGAATTCCTCCAACTGAGAAAAAAAAATAATGGGGTTCCCATCCTCATTTCTTCCTTCGGACATAAGGAAAGTCCATCAAACTTTCGTAAAACGGTGAATACAGGAGAATACCTTTGGTTAAAAACGAATGCAGATGGGACATCTCCAGATGACTTTGAAGTTTACCGTGAGGAAAATTGA